ATAGGGTAGAAGAGGCTGCCGAGGCATAGCCAGGGGTAATACAAGGCCAAAGGGAGGCTGTCGGTGAAAGTCATCTCAACATATAATGAGGGCCCAGTGAAGGGGGTTCCGGGTCTCCCAACGTGCCGGGTTTCCTACTGGGTTCCAGAGAAGGGAAGGGTTATGGCCGGTTACACCTCTGCCCCCAGAAGCATTTAGCCAACCAAGCTCACAGTTTATCTCGATCTTCTGCACCCAGACACGGGCTTGGGTTCCATTACCTTCAGCCTCGGCCATTCTAATCCACCCCAATGCCTTCCCCAGCTCTGTGCCCACCGGACCTTGACAGGTCTGGTACTTAGGAGGAGGAAGAGTTAATTGGCGGCCAGTTCAGTGCCCCACCGGCAGGGTCATGGACAAGCAAGGTGGAGCCCGTGCCTAGGTGGAGCCATACACCTGTCCTTAGGCTGAATGAATTATGCACCTGGAGCCGGCAAGTCTGACACAAGCGGCACTAAAGCAGATTATGTTACTAAAGATAAACATGAATGAGGCACATGATGGGCTCTCAGCCAATGGGATAGGACATCGGTTTATTTTAATCTTAACCTTAAACAGGGGCTTTTAGTGCCAAGAGGTACCAAGCCGGGCAGAGCTGGCACCCCCTGTAGCTGTGGGAGGAGCCTTGGATGCCCCCAACGTTCCTCCCATATAAGAGCAAGGGATTGAGTTGCCCTGCCTGGTGCTCCCTCTATGCTTGGGCCTTCTGTCTGcatttgggggcatttcctggcAGTTAGTGAGGTATGAGCCCCAATAactgattttggggtgatgcaatGAATATTGGCTGTGACTGTCTCTGATGAGGAGAGTGTCACGGGGTGTCTGCTGTCTCTTCATTCCCCGTCTCTTTATTTTGCAGCTGCTGCTCCTCCTCCTGTCGCTCCGGTCCCTCCTCCTGCCGCTCCGGTTATGGAAGCGCCGCCGTTTGACAACTCAAAGTACCAGAACCTGCAGCATTACGGCTACACCCCTTATACCTTTGTGGATTCCGACTTGGAGCTGTCCAAGGTGCGCTTACCTCAGCCTTCATCAGGCAGACCCTCCCCGCGCCACTGAATGCAATAAATCCTGTATatactgattggctgcttgtgTGCGTTgcttcctggggggggggtgcaccccAAAGTCTGTGAAGGAGACGCCCCCGGCCTGGAGCTGCCGACCCCTTCCCAGACCAACAGGGCCTTGTTTTGGGTTTAGCCAGACCCCCCGTGTAGCGCCGGTGGGTGGGTAATGGGTGGGAAGCTGAATTTGTAACCCAGAAAGGATTTATCATCAACCCTGACCCAATCGGCCCATATAAATAGTCACATGACCCATGTCACCTCCCATTTTATTGGATTAGATTCTCTTGTGACTTGCCGGCGCTATGGAAATAAAACGTGATCCTGCTGAAATGTTTGGCGCCATCTTCCTCACCGTCCCGCTGCTGCGCCACTTTGTTGGCATTTGGGGCATTTGCCCCGTTACCAGCGCCACAATATCCCAGAGAGGCGTCGACTTGTGGAACCTTCATTCTTTTTTGTCTCAGTCTCTCCCTGGCATTGCCCCACCCTGCTCTGTGCCAGGGGCCCTTGGGGGCCAAACCCTCGTACCCACAGTTACACATAGGGGCAGGATAATCCCGCTGCCAGCTCAGTATGATACGCCCACGAGCCCCTGTGATGGGCAAATCATGAGGGGCACTAGACGACACCTTGCTGTAAGGGGGTAATTACCGTGTCACACAGGCCTCTTCATGGGGCTTTTacttaaataaatacttaaagggaaactacacccccagaatgaatatgtaaccaacagtttatattatgttaaagaatctcccaaactggaatatatatatcagtaaatattgcccttttacctcctttcccttgagccgccattttgtgatgggctgtgtgctccctcagagatcagctgacaggaagtgatgggctgtgtgttccctcagagatcagccaacaggaagtgatgggctgtgtgctccctcagagatcagctgacaggaagtgatgggctgtgtgttccctcagagatcggccgacaggaagtgatgggctgtgtgctccctcagagatcagctgacaggaagtgatgggctgtgtgttccctcagagatcggccaacaggaagtgatgggctgtgtgttccctcagagatcggccgacaggaagtgatgggctgtgtgttccctcagagatcggccgacaggaagtgatgggctgtgtgttccctcagagatcggccgacaggaagtgatgggctgtgtgttccctcagagatcggccgacaggaagtgatgggctgtgtgttccctcagagatcggccgacaggaagtgatgggctgtgtgttccctcagagatcggccgacaggaagtgatgggctgtgtgttccctcagagatcggccgacaggaagtgatgggctgtgtgttccctcagagatcggccgacaggaagtgatgggctgtgtgttccctcagagatcggccgacaggaagtgatgggctgtgtgttccctcagagatcggccgacaggaagtgatgggctgtgtgttccctcagagatcggccgacaggaagtgatgggctgtgtgttccctcagagatcggccgacaggaagtgatgggctgtgtgttccctcagagatcggccgacaggaagtgatgggctgtgtgctccctcagagatcggccgacaggaagtgatgggctgtgtgttccctcagagatcggccgacaggaagtgatgggctgtgtgctccctcagagatcggccgacaggaagtgatgggctgtgtgttccctcagagatcggccgacaggaagtgatgggctgtgtgttccctcagagatcagccgacaggaagtgatgggctgtgtgttccctcagagatcggctgacaggaagtgatgcagctctaactgtaacaggaagtagtgtgggggagaaaaaagacagaactctgtccattcactggctgatatttgtgtgcactgtgaatcatgtgatcccagggggcggcccttagtacttaaaatggcagtttcctatttaggattagccaatggcacatactgctaaataagtttatttagatggaggagggatatatatatatatatatatatataaaatgggctgtttatacaatatactgttatacagacctacattattcaggggtagtttccctttaaaggagaagtaaaaatcactgggggtgccaaatgttaggaacccccagtgGGCACTGGTTCTGTTATGGAAGAGCCAAGCACCCCGCCCGGTACTGAGTGGAACACTGCGCCCCCCTGTGGTTCCCAATGGGTGGGGTATGTGCTGGGATGCCTGTGGGCTACTGACAAATAGGCAGAAACCCAAGAACCACAATTACGGAACATGGAACACGGAGCAGAACTCCCTGACAGATACCGGGGTCTCGGCCCACTTGAATGGAGCAGAACCTCAGCCCGGCACTGGGGCTTCAAGTGTTTTTGTGATCAATTAATGAtatttgatttgttttgtttcagATATGAGTGGTACCGGCCCACAGTACCGGCCCACAGTACCGGCCCACAGTACCGGCCCACAGTATTCAGTGATTAAAGGAAACATTCCAGGCTTTTATgttatttacatacatttaacCCTATCCTGACCTGCTTCCATGTTGCAGTGATGGATTCTAGGACCTGAGAggataacacccccccccccccccccccccccccccatacatagtcaGGGGCAGAAGCTGATGGGTGCTGAGTCAGCTCTTGTGCCAAACATATGCCCAACCCCACAACTTCCAGCTCCCCCCGTAAGCAcaatttagactgtaagctcttacACACAGGGCAGCGCATTCATAGATGGACCCTCTCTTCCTTCCACCAATAGGATAAGAGAAAGGAGACAGGGACACGGGATGTTCCAAGGTTTATTTTCTCACAACCCTACAAAAATACAGTTCTATCATTAGGGGAGTAAAATCAGCCATTTATGCGCCCAATGGAGGGCACTGCGGGTGGCACCCAACACATGGGCTGTAATGGCTGGGAAATAACCATGGTGGCCCAGTGCCACCCCCAGAGTGCCATCATGGTGTCTatcccacacacactggcaccgtAACTCATCCAATCCATGGGCTGTAGGAGTTGGCACGTACAACATGGCAGCCCAGTGTGACTGGCACCATAACTCATACAATCCATGGGCTGTAGGAGCTGGCACGTACAACATGGCAGCCCAGTGTGACTGGCACCATCACTCATCCAGTCCTTGGGCTGTAGGAGTTGGCACGTACAACATGGCAGCCCAGTGTGACTGGCACCATAACTCATACAATCCATGGGCTGTAGGAGTTGGCACGTACAACATGGCAGCCCAGTGTGACTGGCACCATAACTCATCCAGTCCATGGGCTGAAGGAGTTGGCACGTACAACATGGCAGCCCAGTGTGACTGGCACCATAACTCATCCAGTCCATGGGCTGTAGGAGTTGGCACGTACAACATGGCAGCCCAGTGTGACTGGCACCATAATTCATACTATCCATGGGCTGTAGGAGTTGGCACGTACAACATGGCAGCCCAGTGTGACTGGCACCATAACTCATACAATCCATGGGCTGTAGGAGTTGGCACGTACAACATGGCAGCCCAGTGTGACTGGCACCATAACTCATACAATCCATGGGCTGCAGGAGTTGGCACGTACAACATGGCAGCCCAGTGTGACTGGCACCATAACTCATCCAGTCCATGGGCTGTAGGAGTTGGCACGTACAACATGGCAGCCCAGTGTGACTGGCACCATAACTCATACAATCCATGGGCTGTAGGAGTTGGCACGTACAACATGGCAGCCCAGTGTGACTGGCACCATAACTCATACAATCCATGGGCTGTAGGAGCTGGCACGTACAACATGGCAGCCCAGTGTGACTGGCACCATCACTCATCCAGTCCTTGGGCTGTAGGAGTTGGCACGTACAACATGGCAGCCCAGTGTGACTGGCACCATAACTCATACAATCCATGGGCTGTAGGAGTTGGCACGTACAACATGGCAGCCCAGTGTGACTGGCACCATAACTCATACAATCCATGGGCTGTAGGAGTTGGCACGTACAACATGGCAGCCCAGTGTGACTGGCACCATAACTCATCCAGTCCATGGGCTGAAGGAGTTGGCACGTACAACATGGCAGCCCAGTGTGACTGGCACCATAACTCATCCAGTCCATGGGCTGTAGGAGTTGGCACGTACAACATGGCAGCCCAGTGTGACTGGCACCATAATTCATACTATCCATGGGCTGTAGGAGTTGGCACGTACAACATGGCAGCCCAGTGTGACTGGCACCATAACTCATCCAGTCCATGGGCTGTAGGAGTTGGCACGTACAACATGGCATCCCAGTGTGACTGGCACCATAACTCATCCAGTCCATGGGCTGTAGGAGTTGGCACGTACAACATGGCAGCCCAGTGTGAGAGCCACCCGCACTCTCACTCGAGACACCCCGGGATAATAATAACACAAGTGACCAACCATCTGGCCGGCAGTGACCTACACATCATACAAAATCCC
This sequence is a window from Xenopus tropicalis strain Nigerian chromosome 2, UCB_Xtro_10.0, whole genome shotgun sequence. Protein-coding genes within it:
- the LOC101732917 gene encoding uncharacterized protein LOC101732917 encodes the protein MAAQCDWHHNSYNPWAVGAGTYNMAAQCDWHHHSSSPWAVGVGTYNMAAQCDWHHNSYNPWAVGVGTYNMAAQCDWHHNSSSPWAEGVGTYNMAAQCDWHHNSSSPWAVGVGTYNMAAQCDWHHNSYYPWAVGVGTYNMAAQCDWHHNSYNPWAVGVGTYNMAAQCDWHHNSYNPWAAGVGTYNMAAQCDWHHNSSSPWAVGVGTYNMAAQCDWHHNSYNPWAVGVGTYNMAAQCDWHHNSYNPWAVGAGTYNMAAQCDWHHHSSSPWAVGVGTYNMAAQCDWHHNSYNPWAVGVGTYNMAAQCDWHHNSYNPWAVGVGTYNMAAQCDWHHNSSSPWAEGVGTYNMAAQCDWHHNSSSPWAVGVGTYNMAAQCDWHHNSYYPWAVGVGTYNMAAQCDWHHNSSSPWAVGVGTYNMAAQCESHPHSHSRHPGIIITQVTNHLAGSDLHIIQNPPFWAGRALYCPHDKAPAPVLFGSLPPWL